The Streptococcus toyakuensis genome has a window encoding:
- a CDS encoding sigma-70 family RNA polymerase sigma factor — protein MKPSSFQTTIENQFDYICKRAMEDERKNYMLYLSRIAKREVSFSDVGDYLVSQFATTDNYSTDFQIFTLNGLSVGVENDLLSEALRELPDKKREILLLFYFMDMSDSEIADLLKLNRSTVYRHRTSGLALIKKFMEEFEE, from the coding sequence ATGAAACCATCTTCTTTTCAGACCACAATAGAAAATCAGTTTGACTATATCTGTAAACGTGCTATGGAAGACGAGCGAAAGAATTATATGCTTTATCTTTCAAGGATTGCAAAGCGTGAGGTGTCCTTTTCGGATGTTGGCGATTATCTTGTTAGCCAGTTTGCGACAACAGATAACTATTCAACTGACTTTCAGATTTTTACACTCAATGGGTTATCAGTAGGCGTTGAAAATGATTTGTTGAGTGAAGCATTACGTGAGTTGCCAGACAAGAAACGTGAAATTCTACTGCTGTTTTACTTTATGGACATGAGCGATTCAGAAATTGCAGACCTGTTGAAATTGAACCGTTCTACTGTCTATCGGCATAGAACCAGTGGACTAGCCTTAATTAAAAAGTTTATGGAGGAATTTGAAGAATGA
- a CDS encoding helix-turn-helix domain-containing protein yields MKTQYPMIPFPLIVKATDGDTEAINQILHHYRGYITKRSLRLMKDEYGNQSMVVDEVLRGRMETRLITKILSFEIK; encoded by the coding sequence ATGAAAACACAATATCCTATGATTCCCTTTCCTCTCATTGTAAAGGCAACAGATGGCGATACCGAAGCGATTAACCAGATTCTACATCATTACAGAGGGTACATAACGAAGCGTTCCCTACGACTTATGAAAGATGAATATGGCAATCAAAGTATGGTCGTTGATGAAGTCTTACGTGGAAGAATGGAAACCAGACTGATTACAAAGATTTTGTCATTTGAAATTAAGTAA
- a CDS encoding excisionase yields MKQTDIPIWERYTLTIEEASKYFRIGENKLRRLAEENKNANWLIMNGNRIQVKRKQFEKIIDTLDAI; encoded by the coding sequence ATGAAGCAGACTGACATTCCGATTTGGGAGCGTTATACCCTAACTATTGAAGAAGCGTCAAAATATTTTCGTATTGGCGAAAACAAGCTGCGTCGTTTGGCAGAAGAAAATAAAAATGCAAACTGGCTGATTATGAATGGCAATCGTATTCAGGTTAAACGAAAACAATTTGAAAAAATTATAGATACATTGGACGCAATCTAG
- a CDS encoding tyrosine-type recombinase/integrase gives MSEKRRDNKGRILKTGESQRKDGRYLYKYIDSFGEPQFVYSWKLVATDRVPAGKRDCISLREKIAELQKDIHDGIDVVGKKMTLCQLYAKQNAQRPKVRKNTETGRKYLMDILKKDKLGVRSIDSIKPSDAKEWAIRMSENGYAYQTINNYKRSLKASFYIAIQDDCVRKNPFDFQLKAVLDDDTVPKTVLTEEQEEKLLAFAKADKTYSKNYDEILILLKTGLRISEFGGLTLPDLDFENRLVNIDHQLLRDTEIGYYIETPKTKSGERQVPMVEEAYQAFKRVLANRKNDKRVEIDGYSDFLFLNRKNYPKVASDYNGMMKGLVKKYNKYNEDKLPHITPHSLRHTFCTNYANAGMNPKALQYIMGHANIAMTLNYYAHATFDSAMAEMKRLNKEKQQERLVA, from the coding sequence ATGTCAGAAAAAAGACGTGACAATAAAGGTCGAATCTTAAAGACTGGAGAGAGCCAACGAAAAGACGGAAGATACTTATACAAATATATAGATTCATTTGGAGAACCGCAATTTGTTTACTCGTGGAAACTTGTGGCTACAGACCGAGTACCAGCAGGAAAGCGTGATTGTATCTCACTTAGAGAGAAAATCGCAGAGTTACAGAAAGACATTCATGATGGTATTGATGTTGTAGGAAAGAAAATGACACTCTGCCAGCTTTACGCAAAACAGAACGCTCAAAGACCAAAGGTTAGAAAAAACACTGAAACTGGACGCAAATATCTTATGGATATTTTGAAGAAAGACAAGTTAGGTGTAAGAAGTATTGACAGTATTAAGCCATCAGACGCTAAAGAATGGGCTATTAGAATGAGTGAAAATGGTTATGCTTATCAAACCATCAATAACTACAAACGTTCTTTAAAGGCTTCATTCTATATTGCTATACAAGATGATTGTGTTCGGAAGAATCCATTTGACTTTCAACTGAAAGCAGTTCTTGATGATGATACTGTCCCTAAGACCGTACTAACAGAAGAACAGGAAGAAAAACTGTTAGCCTTTGCAAAAGCTGATAAAACCTACAGCAAAAATTATGATGAAATTCTGATACTCTTAAAAACAGGTCTTCGTATTTCAGAGTTTGGTGGTTTGACACTTCCAGATTTAGATTTTGAGAATCGTCTTGTCAATATAGACCATCAGCTATTGAGAGATACTGAAATTGGGTACTACATTGAAACACCAAAGACCAAAAGTGGCGAACGTCAAGTTCCTATGGTTGAAGAAGCCTATCAAGCATTTAAGCGAGTGTTAGCGAATCGAAAGAATGATAAGCGTGTTGAGATTGATGGATATAGTGATTTCCTCTTTCTTAATAGAAAGAACTATCCAAAAGTGGCAAGTGATTACAACGGCATGATGAAAGGTCTTGTTAAGAAATACAATAAGTATAACGAGGATAAATTGCCACACATCACTCCACATAGTTTGCGACATACATTCTGTACCAACTATGCAAATGCAGGAATGAATCCAAAGGCATTACAGTACATTATGGGACATGCTAATATAGCCATGACGCTGAACTATTACGCACATGCAACATTCGATTCTGCAATGGCAGAAATGAAACGCTTGAATAAAGAGAAGCAACAGGAGCGTCTTGTTGCTTAG
- a CDS encoding M protein trans-acting positive regulator PRD domain-containing protein, whose product MQFDFQNTLDPRIAILKQSETYSFLNQLFFKEGQSLEQICQVLSTNQEHIEEIIHRINTKLPQHYSVNIQLSPLVLKGAEEDIRAFYLDYFSQSYSFLDWPFPSISEESLTHLIQLFLKAQQVSPNLSSLRQIKYTLAINLERFNKSHFIENPSPLLTSHYSSLMQIPQFEQDIKKLAKKLHFEATKETLEQLFSNPVKSPQIINNPSNGALGNIHHIQKSYRLLSQILEELAKEFHLQIENREELIWLLHYTAQSDFFHLLSNQSLDRQKSQILSSYQVEFPKLFEVSQHKFQSYLTEMGLENHPSKLQELVYTFSIQGQRILVQLLQKLPKIRVLVISHLDSHHAQNLIDTLAHYGNNLYLFDSWEESAISFSILNQIPHDIIITTFPVTNSPKPLIYNRNFSTSELFHHLHLLASQIHKERLA is encoded by the coding sequence TTGCAGTTTGACTTCCAAAACACCTTAGATCCCAGGATTGCGATTCTTAAACAATCTGAAACCTATTCTTTTTTGAACCAGTTATTTTTCAAAGAGGGGCAATCGCTTGAGCAAATATGTCAGGTACTTTCCACTAATCAAGAGCATATTGAGGAAATCATTCATCGTATCAACACTAAACTTCCACAACACTATAGCGTCAACATCCAACTTTCTCCTTTAGTCTTGAAGGGAGCAGAAGAGGATATTCGTGCCTTTTATCTAGACTACTTTAGCCAAAGTTACAGTTTTCTGGATTGGCCCTTTCCTTCTATTTCTGAAGAATCACTCACTCACCTGATTCAGCTATTTTTAAAGGCCCAACAAGTTTCACCCAACCTCAGTAGTTTACGGCAAATCAAATATACCCTGGCTATCAATCTGGAGCGTTTTAACAAGAGTCATTTCATTGAAAATCCTAGTCCGCTCTTAACCAGTCATTACAGCTCCCTCATGCAGATTCCCCAGTTTGAACAAGATATCAAAAAGCTGGCTAAAAAGCTCCATTTTGAAGCTACAAAGGAGACGCTAGAACAGCTATTTTCAAATCCAGTAAAGTCTCCTCAAATCATAAACAATCCTAGCAATGGAGCACTGGGTAATATTCATCATATCCAAAAATCTTACCGTTTATTGAGCCAAATACTAGAAGAACTAGCTAAAGAATTTCACCTACAGATTGAAAATCGCGAGGAATTGATTTGGCTCCTCCACTACACTGCCCAATCTGATTTCTTTCATTTACTCAGTAACCAGTCTCTCGACAGACAGAAATCCCAAATTTTAAGCAGTTATCAAGTAGAATTTCCAAAACTATTTGAAGTAAGTCAACACAAATTCCAATCTTACCTTACTGAAATGGGGCTAGAAAATCACCCAAGTAAGCTACAAGAACTTGTCTACACCTTTTCTATCCAAGGGCAACGAATTTTAGTCCAATTACTTCAAAAACTTCCCAAAATACGTGTTTTAGTCATTAGTCATTTGGATAGTCATCACGCACAAAACCTTATCGACACCCTTGCTCACTACGGCAATAATCTCTATCTCTTTGATTCTTGGGAAGAATCTGCGATTTCTTTCTCAATTCTCAATCAAATTCCTCACGATATTATTATCACTACCTTTCCTGTCACCAACTCTCCTAAACCACTTATCTACAATCGTAACTTCTCTACTTCAGAATTATTTCATCACCTTCACCTTCTTGCTTCTCAAATTCATAAAGAAAGACTGGCTTAA
- a CDS encoding pullulanase, translating to MRKIPSQTEKKMVYSIRSLKNGTGSVLIGASLVLLAMATPTISANENTPTTNEPSNRNTTSLTQPLTDATNIAGKNESDFSSPDSANASLEKKEEKAATEVPTPATTPADSAPQTGQDRSSEPTTSTSPVTTETKAEEPIEDNYFRIHVKKLPEENKDAQGLWTWDDVEKPSENWPNGALSFKDAKKDDYGYYLDVKLKGEQAKKISFLINNTAGKNLTGDKSIEKLAPNMNEAWLDQEHKVFSYEPQPAGTIRVNYYRTDGNYDKKSLWYWGDVKNPSSGEWPNGTDFTATGKYGRYIDIPLKDAAKDLGFLLLDRNKQGDDVKIRKEDYKFTDLKNHSQIFLKDDDESIYTNPYYVHDIRMTGAQHVGTSSIESSFSTLVGAKKEDILKHSNITNHLGNKVAITDVAIDEAGKKVTYSGDFSDTKHPYTVSYNSDQFTTKTSWRLKDETYSYDGKLGADLKEEGKQVDLTLWSPSADKVSVVVYDKNDPEKVVGTVALEKGERGTWKQTLDSTNKLGITDFTGYYYQYQIERQGKTVLALDPYAKSLAAWNSDLAKTDASHKVAKAAFVDPAKLGPQDLTYGKIHNFKTREDAVIYEAHVRDFTSDPAIAKDLTKPFGTFEAFIEKLDYLKDLGVTHIQLLPVLSYYFVNELKNHERLSDYASSNSNYNWGYDPQNYFSLTGMYSSDPKNPEKRIAEFKNLINEIHKRGMGAILDVVYNHTAKVDIFEDLEPNYYHFMDADGTPRTSFGGGRLGTTHHMTKRLLVDSIKYLVDTYKVDGFRFDMMGDHDAASIEEAYKAARALNPHLIMLGEGWRTYAGDENMPTKAADQDWMKHTDTVAVFSDDIRNNLKSGYPNEGQPAFITGGKRDINTIFKNLIAQPTNFEADSPGDVIQYIAAHDNLTLFDIIAQSIKKDPSKAENYAEIHRRLRLGNLMVLTAQGTPFIHSGQEYGRTKQFRDPAYKTPVAEDKVPNKSHLLRDKDGNPFDYPYFIHDSYDSSDAINKFDWTKATDGKAYPENVKSRDYMKGLIALRQSTDAFRLKSLQDIKDRVHLITVPGQNGVAKEDVVIGYQITAPNGDIYAVFVNADEKAREFNLGTAFAHLRNAEVLADENQAGPVGIANPKGLEWTEKGLKLNALTATVLRVSQGGAIVAPAVEEKPEFDLSSLKQEQGQYNIQDNIPNRVVKPEQQTPAPQAKPDSAKPDAKVADAENKPSQATTDSQTSQPTQEAQASSVKEAVQNESVENSSKENKPAPLAKQAELPNTGTKNDHKLLFAGISLLTLLGLGFLLKNKKEN from the coding sequence ATGAGAAAAATACCATCTCAAACTGAGAAAAAAATGGTTTACAGCATCCGTTCCCTCAAAAATGGAACTGGTTCTGTCCTTATTGGAGCAAGCCTTGTCCTGCTTGCCATGGCTACACCAACTATCTCAGCAAACGAAAATACACCAACCACTAACGAACCCAGCAACAGAAATACGACCTCCCTTACTCAACCTCTTACTGATGCAACAAACATCGCTGGCAAGAACGAAAGCGATTTTTCTTCACCTGATAGTGCAAACGCTTCCCTAGAGAAAAAAGAAGAAAAAGCTGCAACAGAGGTACCCACTCCTGCTACAACACCAGCCGATTCAGCCCCACAAACCGGACAAGATCGTTCAAGTGAACCAACTACTTCTACGAGTCCAGTAACGACTGAAACTAAGGCAGAAGAACCAATAGAAGACAACTACTTCCGTATCCATGTCAAAAAGCTTCCTGAAGAAAACAAGGATGCTCAAGGACTATGGACTTGGGACGATGTTGAAAAACCATCTGAAAACTGGCCTAACGGAGCCTTGTCCTTTAAGGATGCCAAAAAAGATGACTATGGCTACTACCTAGATGTCAAATTAAAGGGAGAACAAGCCAAGAAAATTAGCTTCCTCATCAATAATACAGCTGGGAAAAATCTAACCGGCGATAAATCGATAGAAAAACTGGCACCAAATATGAATGAGGCTTGGTTGGACCAAGAACACAAGGTTTTCTCTTACGAGCCACAACCTGCAGGAACTATTCGCGTCAACTACTACCGTACAGATGGCAACTATGACAAGAAATCTCTCTGGTACTGGGGAGATGTGAAAAATCCAAGTAGTGGTGAATGGCCTAACGGAACAGATTTTACGGCTACAGGCAAATATGGTCGCTATATCGATATTCCACTCAAAGATGCAGCTAAAGACCTTGGATTTTTATTACTAGACAGAAACAAACAAGGAGACGATGTGAAAATCCGTAAAGAAGATTATAAGTTCACAGATTTAAAAAATCATAGCCAAATTTTCCTAAAAGACGATGATGAATCGATTTACACAAATCCATACTATGTCCATGATATCCGTATGACAGGAGCCCAACACGTAGGTACTTCTAGCATTGAGAGTAGTTTTTCAACACTTGTCGGTGCTAAAAAAGAGGATATCCTCAAACACTCTAACATCACTAATCACCTAGGAAACAAAGTAGCTATTACTGATGTTGCAATAGATGAAGCTGGTAAGAAAGTGACCTACAGCGGAGATTTCTCGGACACAAAACATCCATATACTGTTAGCTACAATTCCGACCAATTCACTACCAAAACAAGCTGGCGACTTAAAGATGAGACATACAGTTATGATGGCAAACTTGGAGCTGACTTAAAAGAAGAAGGAAAACAGGTTGATTTAACCCTTTGGTCACCAAGTGCTGATAAGGTTTCTGTCGTTGTCTACGACAAGAATGACCCTGAAAAAGTGGTTGGAACTGTCGCTCTTGAAAAAGGGGAAAGAGGAACTTGGAAACAAACTCTAGATAGCACAAATAAATTAGGAATCACAGATTTCACTGGCTACTATTATCAATACCAAATTGAACGTCAAGGTAAAACTGTTCTTGCACTCGATCCTTACGCTAAGTCCCTCGCTGCTTGGAATAGTGATCTTGCAAAAACAGACGCTTCCCATAAAGTGGCTAAAGCCGCCTTTGTAGATCCAGCCAAACTAGGACCTCAAGACTTGACTTATGGTAAGATTCACAACTTCAAGACTCGTGAAGATGCCGTTATCTACGAAGCTCATGTGCGTGACTTCACTTCAGATCCCGCTATCGCAAAAGACTTGACCAAACCATTTGGTACCTTTGAAGCCTTTATTGAAAAACTAGACTACCTCAAAGACTTGGGTGTAACCCACATCCAGCTCCTTCCCGTCTTGTCTTACTACTTTGTCAATGAATTGAAAAACCATGAACGCTTGTCTGACTACGCTTCAAGCAACAGCAACTATAACTGGGGATATGATCCTCAAAACTACTTCTCCTTGACTGGTATGTATTCAAGCGATCCTAAAAATCCAGAAAAACGAATCGCAGAATTTAAAAACCTCATCAACGAGATCCACAAACGTGGTATGGGAGCTATCCTAGATGTAGTGTATAACCATACAGCCAAGGTCGATATCTTTGAAGATTTAGAGCCAAACTACTACCACTTTATGGATGCTGATGGGACACCTCGCACTAGCTTTGGTGGTGGACGCTTGGGGACAACCCACCATATGACCAAACGACTCCTAGTTGACTCTATCAAATATCTAGTTGATACCTACAAAGTGGATGGATTCCGCTTCGATATGATGGGAGACCATGATGCAGCTTCTATTGAAGAAGCGTACAAGGCCGCACGCGCCCTCAATCCACACTTAATCATGCTTGGTGAAGGTTGGAGAACCTATGCTGGTGATGAGAACATGCCTACTAAAGCTGCTGACCAAGATTGGATGAAACATACCGATACTGTCGCTGTCTTCTCAGATGACATCCGTAACAACCTCAAGTCTGGTTATCCAAACGAAGGTCAACCTGCCTTTATCACAGGTGGCAAGCGTGATATCAACACTATTTTTAAAAATCTCATTGCTCAGCCAACCAACTTTGAAGCTGATAGTCCTGGAGATGTTATCCAGTATATCGCAGCCCATGATAACTTGACCCTCTTTGACATCATTGCCCAGTCTATCAAAAAAGACCCAAGCAAGGCTGAAAACTATGCTGAAATTCATCGTCGTTTGCGACTTGGAAATCTCATGGTTTTGACAGCTCAAGGAACTCCATTTATTCACTCTGGTCAGGAATATGGTCGCACCAAACAATTCCGTGACCCAGCCTACAAGACTCCAGTAGCGGAGGATAAGGTTCCAAACAAATCTCACTTGTTGCGTGATAAGGATGGCAATCCATTTGACTATCCTTACTTCATCCATGACTCTTACGATTCGAGTGATGCTATTAACAAGTTTGACTGGACTAAGGCTACAGATGGTAAAGCTTATCCTGAAAATGTCAAGAGCCGTGACTATATGAAAGGTTTGATTGCCCTTCGTCAATCTACAGATGCCTTCCGACTTAAGAGTCTCCAAGATATCAAAGACCGTGTCCACCTCATCACTGTTCCAGGCCAAAATGGTGTGGCAAAAGAGGACGTGGTAATTGGCTACCAAATCACTGCTCCAAACGGTGATATCTACGCAGTCTTTGTCAATGCGGATGAAAAAGCTCGCGAATTTAATTTGGGGACTGCCTTTGCCCACCTCAGAAATGCTGAAGTTTTGGCAGATGAAAACCAAGCAGGACCAGTAGGAATTGCCAACCCTAAAGGACTTGAGTGGACTGAAAAAGGCTTGAAATTAAATGCCCTTACAGCTACTGTTCTTCGAGTCTCTCAAGGTGGTGCCATCGTTGCCCCAGCTGTGGAAGAAAAACCAGAATTTGACCTTTCTAGCTTAAAACAAGAACAAGGGCAATATAATATCCAAGACAATATTCCAAACCGAGTAGTCAAACCGGAACAGCAAACTCCAGCTCCACAGGCTAAACCTGATTCTGCAAAACCAGATGCAAAAGTAGCCGATGCGGAAAATAAACCTAGCCAAGCTACAACTGATTCACAAACTTCACAACCAACACAAGAAGCACAAGCATCATCTGTAAAAGAGGCGGTTCAAAACGAATCGGTAGAAAACTCTAGCAAGGAAAATAAACCTGCCCCCCTAGCTAAACAAGCTGAACTTCCAAATACAGGAACCAAAAACGATCACAAACTCCTGTTTGCAGGAATTAGTCTCCTCACCCTTCTAGGTCTCGGTTTCTTACTAAAAAACAAAAAAGAGAACTAA
- a CDS encoding amino acid ABC transporter ATP-binding protein, giving the protein MLQVEHVAKKFGDRQVLEDVNLKVNQGDVVVILGPSGSGKTTFLRCLNHLEKADSGSLKLADKDYDLGKLTKKDILEIRQKTAFVFQHYNLFANKTALENILEGLVIARKIPKEEATKRAEVALEKVGLLAYKDYYPSQLSGGQQQRIGIARAIAVKPEVILLDEPTSALDPELVGDVLDVLKQLAKEGVTMVVVTHKMGFARDVANHVIFMDGGKIVEENNAHDFFSRPQEERTKQFLARILSDATYSVEYMI; this is encoded by the coding sequence ATGTTACAAGTAGAACATGTTGCAAAAAAATTTGGAGACAGACAAGTCTTAGAAGATGTTAATCTCAAGGTCAACCAAGGGGATGTGGTTGTAATATTGGGGCCATCTGGATCAGGTAAAACGACTTTTCTCAGATGTCTCAATCATTTAGAAAAAGCCGATAGTGGCTCTTTGAAGCTTGCTGACAAAGACTACGATCTTGGCAAATTGACCAAAAAAGATATTTTAGAAATTCGCCAGAAGACCGCCTTTGTTTTTCAACATTATAATTTATTTGCTAATAAAACGGCCTTGGAAAATATTTTGGAGGGCCTGGTGATTGCTCGGAAAATTCCTAAGGAAGAAGCAACTAAACGTGCGGAAGTTGCCTTAGAAAAGGTTGGTTTACTAGCTTATAAAGATTATTATCCTTCTCAGCTTTCTGGAGGTCAGCAACAACGAATCGGTATTGCCCGTGCCATCGCTGTGAAACCAGAGGTCATTTTATTAGATGAGCCGACATCGGCCTTGGATCCAGAGTTGGTAGGGGATGTTTTAGATGTTTTAAAACAGTTAGCTAAAGAAGGAGTTACTATGGTAGTAGTGACACATAAGATGGGTTTTGCTAGAGATGTAGCCAATCATGTCATTTTTATGGATGGCGGGAAAATTGTTGAAGAAAATAATGCCCATGATTTCTTTAGTCGCCCACAGGAAGAACGAACCAAGCAATTTTTGGCACGAATTCTTTCGGATGCGACCTATAGTGTAGAATATATGATTTGA
- a CDS encoding amino acid ABC transporter permease, translated as MDLDYIAKTFLETLKGVPTTLIIMIVAMVLSFLPALFLALGQIYKVKGVRTFSLVYLAFIRATPPILLILFFYSLFPSLLNQFLKSIGSNVDIFKLNPIYYAFIIYSLMTTGSLSEILRSAILTVDKGQLEAAQAIGLSNSQAYVRILFPQALRSALPNLANLVINIVKGTSLVFVMTIKDITAIARVEASYGYQYFESYFVIFLQYILICGLIQWGFSLLEKRYIRREQGQVVPRTGLA; from the coding sequence ATGGATTTAGACTATATTGCAAAAACCTTTTTAGAGACCTTAAAAGGGGTACCGACCACCTTGATTATCATGATTGTAGCCATGGTCTTAAGTTTTCTACCAGCCTTGTTTTTAGCTCTGGGACAAATATATAAAGTCAAAGGTGTTCGAACTTTCTCTCTCGTGTATCTAGCTTTTATAAGAGCAACACCTCCGATTTTGCTGATTCTTTTCTTTTATAGTTTGTTTCCGAGTTTGCTCAATCAATTTCTTAAAAGCATAGGAAGTAATGTTGATATCTTTAAACTCAATCCGATCTATTATGCCTTTATTATCTATAGCTTAATGACAACGGGTAGTTTATCAGAAATCTTACGTTCGGCTATTTTGACTGTGGATAAGGGACAATTAGAAGCTGCACAAGCGATTGGATTGAGTAATAGTCAGGCCTATGTGAGGATTCTTTTTCCACAGGCCTTGCGTTCAGCCCTGCCTAATCTTGCGAATCTAGTCATAAATATTGTAAAAGGAACCTCTTTGGTCTTTGTGATGACCATTAAGGATATTACAGCTATTGCCCGTGTTGAAGCGTCTTATGGTTATCAGTATTTTGAATCATACTTTGTTATCTTTTTACAGTACATTCTTATTTGCGGTTTGATTCAATGGGGTTTTTCACTCTTAGAGAAACGCTATATTCGAAGAGAACAGGGACAAGTAGTGCCCCGTACAGGTTTAGCATAG
- a CDS encoding amino acid ABC transporter permease, whose product MVSYDFSRVFQFLPTLWQALPMTLSILFFTTILGSLFGGLLAWAQVGEDKTFAGLSKGYIFTLRCTPPIVLLFLVFYGLPEFLKWWLNLDINNWSKTVFVLFTMVLLFAAIIAEVFKASYQAIPKGQMEAGVSIGLTPSQTFWRIIFPQAFQVSLPNVTTAILNLMRDAALAYTIGFVDVMGAGNLLISRNLGNYSLETYTAVAILYWGLALAVSFLSRLLEKSLETKGR is encoded by the coding sequence ATGGTTTCATATGATTTTTCAAGAGTGTTCCAATTTTTACCCACCTTATGGCAGGCTCTTCCTATGACCTTGTCCATTCTCTTTTTTACTACAATCCTTGGTTCCCTTTTCGGTGGCTTATTGGCTTGGGCTCAAGTGGGAGAAGACAAGACTTTTGCAGGTCTTTCCAAGGGCTATATTTTCACTCTTCGCTGTACTCCCCCCATTGTCTTACTGTTTTTAGTCTTTTATGGTTTACCTGAATTTTTAAAATGGTGGTTGAATTTAGATATCAACAACTGGTCTAAGACGGTCTTTGTCTTATTCACTATGGTCTTGCTATTTGCGGCTATCATTGCAGAAGTATTTAAGGCGTCCTATCAGGCAATTCCCAAAGGTCAGATGGAAGCTGGAGTCAGTATTGGTCTGACACCTAGTCAGACATTTTGGAGAATCATTTTTCCTCAGGCTTTTCAAGTATCCCTTCCAAATGTGACGACCGCTATTCTAAATTTGATGCGGGACGCTGCCCTAGCCTATACGATTGGTTTTGTGGATGTCATGGGGGCTGGGAATCTCTTAATCAGTCGCAACTTGGGGAATTACTCTCTTGAAACCTATACAGCGGTTGCCATTCTTTATTGGGGGTTAGCTTTGGCTGTTTCCTTCTTGAGTCGCTTGTTAGAAAAATCTTTGGAAACGAAAGGGAGATAG
- a CDS encoding transporter substrate-binding domain-containing protein has product MSKKTWIIGGVAVVAVLGATIVGRTLAGASAKGADAASSGQVTTLKVAHTQNYVPYDFIDEKGGSDGYEVAVLKAVDEKLADYKFEYTGTSDDDLLIGLESGKYDIGTKGAWYTDERAKKFIIPSEPVGASIIGFTVRKEDEAKYKNIDDFAKNKGKLVPISPQNAQWNVINSYNDKHKDTPIELTAAESFKVADAYAWVLEGRYDAFFDIKLSFEKAVTAEDGSYHQYADKLSWFPYKGIPTYPLIHRDEKGEKFAKEYEKAIKELKEDGTLAKLSQKYFKEDVFSYVDKD; this is encoded by the coding sequence ATGAGTAAGAAAACATGGATTATTGGTGGAGTTGCAGTTGTGGCAGTTCTTGGAGCAACGATTGTTGGTAGAACTTTGGCGGGAGCATCTGCTAAAGGTGCAGATGCAGCTTCGTCTGGACAAGTAACAACTTTAAAAGTTGCCCATACTCAAAACTATGTCCCTTATGATTTTATTGACGAAAAAGGGGGATCAGATGGTTATGAAGTCGCTGTTTTAAAGGCGGTTGATGAGAAATTAGCAGATTATAAATTTGAGTATACTGGAACTAGTGATGATGATCTCTTGATTGGACTTGAGTCTGGCAAGTACGATATTGGAACTAAAGGTGCTTGGTATACAGATGAACGGGCTAAGAAATTCATTATTCCATCTGAGCCAGTAGGAGCCAGCATTATTGGTTTTACTGTTAGAAAAGAAGATGAAGCCAAATATAAGAATATTGATGATTTCGCCAAAAATAAAGGAAAATTAGTACCCATCTCTCCTCAAAATGCCCAGTGGAATGTCATCAATAGCTATAATGACAAGCATAAGGATACACCAATTGAGTTGACAGCTGCTGAATCATTCAAGGTGGCAGATGCTTATGCTTGGGTTTTAGAAGGACGATACGATGCCTTCTTTGATATCAAGTTGTCTTTTGAAAAAGCAGTGACAGCAGAGGATGGTTCTTACCACCAATATGCGGACAAACTTAGCTGGTTCCCTTATAAAGGAATCCCAACCTATCCATTGATTCACCGTGATGAAAAGGGCGAGAAGTTTGCTAAAGAGTATGAAAAAGCGATTAAAGAATTAAAAGAAGACGGCACTCTAGCTAAACTTTCTCAAAAATACTTTAAAGAAGATGTCTTTAGTTACGTTGATAAAGATTAG